In a single window of the Serratia quinivorans genome:
- the pobA gene encoding p-hydroxybenzoate hydroxylase — protein sequence MRTQIAIIGAGPAGLMLSHLLHLQGIESVVLETRGQQAVESTIRAGVLEQGTVDLLNQTGLGERMRAEGAQHHGIRLAFGGQQHRIDLTELTDRAITVYAQHEVLKDLIAARQAANGQLHFEVEQVELKALDSERPQVHYRHQGEQRRIDCDFVIGCDGFHGISRAAMPGGLRQDYTRIYPFGWFGILVEAPPSSDELIYARHSRGFALISTRSPGVQRMYFQCDPTENVEQWSDDRIWNELESRLENHDGWSLKKGRIFQKNVVGMRSFVTEPMRCKRLLLAGDSAHIVPPTGAKGLNLAMADVCLLSQALETFYRHKSWRRLDSYSDDALQRVWRAEHFSWWMTNMLHTRSDDSAFQQRLQLSELQYTVKSRSAMTVLAENYVGSPFQMM from the coding sequence ATGCGTACACAAATAGCAATTATTGGTGCCGGCCCGGCCGGATTGATGCTGTCGCATCTGCTGCATTTGCAGGGCATTGAGTCAGTGGTATTGGAAACTCGCGGCCAGCAGGCGGTGGAATCCACCATTCGCGCCGGGGTGCTGGAGCAGGGAACGGTTGATTTACTCAATCAAACCGGGCTGGGTGAGCGTATGCGCGCAGAAGGGGCGCAGCACCATGGCATCCGGCTGGCATTTGGCGGTCAACAGCACCGGATCGATCTGACCGAACTGACCGATCGGGCAATCACCGTCTACGCCCAGCATGAAGTGTTGAAAGATTTGATTGCTGCGCGGCAGGCGGCAAACGGACAGCTCCATTTTGAAGTGGAACAGGTGGAGCTCAAGGCGCTGGACAGCGAGCGGCCACAGGTGCATTACCGGCATCAGGGCGAGCAACGGCGAATTGACTGTGATTTTGTCATTGGCTGTGACGGTTTTCACGGCATTAGCCGGGCCGCGATGCCCGGCGGACTGCGACAAGACTATACCCGGATTTATCCCTTCGGCTGGTTCGGTATTCTGGTGGAGGCCCCTCCGTCCAGCGATGAGCTAATCTATGCCCGACATTCACGAGGATTTGCGCTGATCAGCACCCGTTCGCCTGGCGTTCAGCGGATGTATTTCCAGTGCGACCCGACGGAAAACGTTGAGCAATGGTCGGACGATCGCATCTGGAACGAACTGGAGAGCCGGCTGGAGAATCACGATGGCTGGTCGCTGAAAAAGGGCCGTATATTCCAGAAAAACGTGGTCGGCATGCGCAGCTTCGTCACCGAGCCGATGCGATGTAAACGCCTGCTGTTGGCGGGGGACTCGGCGCATATTGTTCCGCCGACCGGGGCCAAGGGGCTGAATCTGGCGATGGCGGACGTTTGTCTGCTATCGCAGGCACTGGAGACTTTCTATCGCCACAAAAGCTGGCGGCGGCTGGACAGCTACAGTGACGATGCTTTGCAACGCGTCTGGCGTGCGGAACATTTCTCCTGGTGGATGACCAACATGTTGCACACCCGCAGTGACGACAGTGCGTTCCAGCAACGCTTACAATTATCGGAGCTGCAATACACCGTGAAGTCGCGCAGCGCCATGACGGTGCTGGCGGAAAACTACGTCGGCTCACCGTTTCAGATGATGTGA
- the rutR_3 gene encoding Rut operon repressor, with amino-acid sequence MMISPRLNAKNDPVGLKQRIFAAALAEFAEAGLKGARMENIAEHAATTKRMVVYHFKTKESLYLEVLEHVYQHIRAHETGLDLQALAPVAAMTRLVEESFNYHAEHPDFIRVICMENMMRGQYIRQSSRIKALNQSALTLLEDILQRGKQEKLFTPDASAADVHRLISSLCFHYVANQYTFNALFESHQPPEDQVRHIRQLAVVATLRYLAL; translated from the coding sequence ATGATGATCTCCCCGCGACTAAACGCAAAAAATGACCCTGTCGGGCTGAAACAGCGTATTTTCGCTGCGGCGCTGGCCGAGTTCGCCGAGGCCGGTCTGAAAGGTGCCCGCATGGAAAACATTGCCGAGCACGCGGCCACCACCAAACGCATGGTGGTTTATCATTTCAAGACCAAGGAATCACTGTACCTGGAGGTGCTGGAACACGTGTATCAGCATATTCGCGCACATGAAACCGGGCTGGATCTGCAAGCATTAGCCCCGGTAGCAGCCATGACTCGTTTGGTCGAAGAAAGCTTTAATTACCATGCTGAACACCCCGATTTTATCCGGGTTATCTGTATGGAAAACATGATGCGCGGCCAGTATATACGCCAGTCTTCACGCATTAAGGCGTTAAATCAAAGTGCATTGACCCTGCTGGAAGATATCTTGCAGCGCGGCAAGCAAGAAAAACTGTTCACGCCGGACGCCAGCGCAGCCGACGTGCATCGCTTGATCAGCAGCCTTTGTTTCCACTACGTTGCCAACCAGTACACCTTTAATGCCCTGTTTGAAAGCCATCAACCGCCGGAAGATCAGGTTCGTCATATCCGTCAGTTGGCCGTAGTGGCCACCCTGCGCTATCTGGCGCTGTAA
- the dsdA gene encoding D-serine dehydratase, translating into MEKTQIQQLVKQFPLVQELIELNPVTWFNPRATTLQAGLPFVGLDAADVADAEQRLARFAPYLSAAFPETRAANGVIESEVVALPAMQTALDQRYGLSLAGRLLLKKDSHLPISGSIKARGGIYEVLAHAEKLALAAGLLQLTDDYAKLFSAEFREFFGGYRIAVGSTGNLGMSIGIISARLGFSVSVHMSADAREWKKQKLRDNGVNVVEYEQDYGVAVEQGRLQAASDPRCFFIDDENSQTLFLGYAVAGGRLKRQFAESGVQVDAQHPLFVYLPCGVGGGPGGVAFGLKLAFGDHVHCIFAEPTHSPCMLLGVHTGLHDGIAVQDLGIDNQTAADGLAVGRASGFVGRAMERLLSGFYTLSDREMFALLGLLDSHEHIQLEPSALAGMPGPWRVTADTEWLAAQGLNEQQMKNATHLVWATGGGMVPEAEMAKYLANARQSI; encoded by the coding sequence ATGGAAAAGACACAGATTCAGCAGCTGGTTAAGCAATTCCCGCTGGTGCAGGAACTGATCGAATTAAACCCGGTAACCTGGTTCAACCCACGAGCGACCACTTTGCAGGCCGGGTTGCCGTTCGTTGGGCTGGATGCCGCAGACGTGGCCGACGCAGAACAACGTCTGGCGCGTTTCGCCCCTTATCTGAGTGCCGCCTTCCCGGAAACCCGAGCCGCAAATGGCGTGATTGAATCCGAAGTCGTGGCGCTTCCTGCAATGCAAACTGCGCTCGACCAACGTTATGGCTTGTCGCTAGCCGGCCGGTTGCTGTTGAAAAAGGACAGCCATCTGCCAATTTCCGGTTCGATCAAGGCGCGCGGCGGTATCTACGAGGTGCTGGCGCATGCGGAAAAACTGGCGCTGGCAGCGGGGCTGCTGCAACTGACGGACGACTACGCCAAGCTGTTCTCGGCGGAGTTTCGCGAATTCTTTGGCGGTTACCGCATTGCCGTCGGCTCGACCGGTAATCTGGGCATGTCGATCGGTATTATCAGCGCCCGGCTGGGGTTTAGCGTGAGCGTGCATATGTCGGCGGACGCTCGCGAATGGAAAAAACAGAAGCTGCGTGACAATGGCGTCAACGTGGTGGAGTACGAACAGGATTATGGCGTTGCCGTTGAACAGGGCCGTTTGCAGGCGGCGAGCGATCCGCGCTGTTTCTTTATCGATGACGAGAATTCACAGACGCTGTTTCTGGGCTATGCCGTGGCCGGTGGCCGTCTGAAACGTCAGTTTGCCGAAAGTGGCGTCCAGGTTGATGCTCAGCACCCATTGTTTGTTTATTTGCCTTGTGGCGTTGGCGGCGGGCCAGGCGGGGTGGCCTTTGGGCTGAAACTGGCCTTTGGCGACCATGTACACTGCATCTTTGCCGAACCGACGCATTCACCTTGCATGTTGCTTGGTGTGCATACCGGCCTGCACGATGGTATCGCGGTACAGGATCTGGGCATTGATAACCAGACCGCGGCGGACGGGCTGGCGGTAGGGCGCGCATCCGGCTTTGTCGGCCGGGCTATGGAGCGCCTGCTCTCCGGCTTCTACACCCTCAGCGACCGCGAGATGTTTGCACTGCTGGGGTTATTGGACAGTCATGAGCATATTCAGCTAGAACCTTCAGCATTGGCGGGGATGCCGGGGCCGTGGCGCGTGACGGCTGACACTGAGTGGTTGGCGGCCCAGGGCTTGAATGAGCAACAAATGAAAAATGCCACCCACCTGGTGTGGGCGACCGGTGGCGGCATGGTGCCTGAGGCGGAAATGGCCAAGTACCTGGCCAACGCGCGCCAGTCGATTTAG
- the pcaK_5 gene encoding 4-hydroxybenzoate transporter PcaK produces MSAALVGLAVGALTAGPLADRIGRKKVLVLSLVLFGGFSLLTAFATTLPMLTLLRFLTGLGLGAAMPNAATLMSEYAPERKRALLVNLMFCGFPLGSSMGGFVSAWLIPHFGWQSVMVLGGVMPLLLAVVLIVALPESARFMVVRGYPAQRIAAVLKRIAPLNLTELPRFSLVEEGLVKAKSALGVIFSPRYLLGTLMLCLTYFMGLMIFYLLTSWLPLLIRETGASIRQASLITALFPLGGGIGVLIIGWLMDRMNPHKVVAVGYLLTAMFVCAIGYVYTDPILMAVTVFIAGTCMNGAQSSMPALAAGFYPTQGRATGVAWMLGLGRFGGILGAMSGGVLMQMQLSFSTIFTLLAIPALVAALALIVKHFATRATALAGSLNKAL; encoded by the coding sequence ATGAGTGCGGCGTTGGTCGGGTTGGCCGTGGGGGCGCTCACCGCCGGGCCGTTGGCGGATCGCATCGGTCGCAAGAAGGTGTTGGTGCTGTCGCTGGTGCTGTTCGGCGGTTTCAGCCTGTTGACGGCGTTCGCCACCACCTTGCCAATGCTGACATTATTGCGCTTCTTAACCGGGCTGGGACTGGGTGCGGCAATGCCAAACGCGGCCACCCTGATGTCGGAATATGCGCCGGAGCGCAAGCGTGCGCTGCTGGTCAACCTGATGTTCTGCGGCTTTCCGCTCGGGTCATCGATGGGCGGTTTCGTTTCCGCCTGGTTGATCCCGCACTTCGGTTGGCAGAGCGTGATGGTGCTGGGCGGCGTGATGCCGCTGCTGTTGGCGGTGGTGCTGATCGTCGCGCTGCCGGAGTCCGCCCGTTTTATGGTGGTGCGTGGCTACCCGGCACAGCGTATTGCCGCGGTGCTTAAGCGCATTGCACCGCTTAATTTAACCGAACTGCCGCGCTTTAGCCTGGTTGAAGAGGGCCTGGTGAAAGCCAAATCGGCACTGGGGGTGATTTTCTCTCCACGCTATCTGTTGGGCACCCTGATGCTGTGCCTGACCTACTTTATGGGCCTGATGATCTTCTATCTGCTGACCAGTTGGTTACCGCTGCTGATCCGTGAAACCGGCGCATCCATTCGCCAGGCATCATTGATTACCGCGCTGTTTCCTTTGGGCGGTGGCATTGGCGTGCTGATCATCGGTTGGCTGATGGATCGAATGAATCCGCACAAGGTGGTGGCGGTGGGCTATCTGTTGACCGCGATGTTTGTCTGCGCCATTGGCTACGTTTATACCGATCCCATATTGATGGCGGTGACGGTGTTTATCGCCGGTACCTGCATGAACGGCGCACAGTCCTCAATGCCGGCGCTGGCCGCCGGTTTTTACCCGACGCAGGGACGGGCGACCGGTGTCGCCTGGATGCTGGGGCTGGGGCGTTTCGGGGGCATTCTTGGCGCGATGAGCGGCGGGGTGCTGATGCAAATGCAGCTGTCATTCAGCACCATTTTCACCCTGCTGGCGATCCCGGCGCTGGTGGCAGCACTGGCGCTGATAGTCAAACATTTTGCTACCAGGGCAACGGCATTGGCCGGCTCGCTCAATAAGGCTTTATAA
- the pcaK_3 gene encoding 4-hydroxybenzoate transporter PcaK produces MASNEIDVRTLINDRPICGYQKLIILLGFIVIALDGFDITLMGFIAPELKSQWGVSNQQLGMVISAALVGLTIGALLAGPLADWLGRKVIIINSVFFFGLWTLVTAFSHNIDQMIFFRFMTGLGLGAAMPNVGTLISEYAPEKKRSFIITVVFCGFTFGAALGGFAASWVIPQMGWHALLLLGGILPLLSVPLLIARLPESVRFLVTRRASNQRIGKIVEKLAPGSTNAETRYTLPPLVAPGKGAMQIVISRQYRLGSLMLWLGYFMALFLVYLLGSWLPTLVKGIGMSVAQAAVITALYQAGGTLGSLFAGWLMDRVDPHRALGMIYLLGAGLTLSIGLASHSSLMLGVLALACGFCLNGANTGMNALSAHYYPTEARATGSSWMHGVGRIGAILSAFAGAEMLASGWGFDRIFAIIAIPALITACAIFIKGARGYNRQAQLVSRETAKGL; encoded by the coding sequence GTGGCTTCAAACGAAATTGATGTTCGAACGCTGATCAACGATCGTCCGATATGCGGTTATCAAAAACTGATTATTCTGCTGGGTTTTATCGTTATTGCGCTGGATGGCTTCGATATTACCCTGATGGGGTTTATTGCCCCTGAGCTGAAAAGCCAGTGGGGCGTCAGCAATCAGCAACTTGGCATGGTGATTAGCGCCGCGCTGGTTGGCCTGACGATCGGTGCGCTGCTGGCCGGCCCGCTGGCCGACTGGCTGGGACGTAAAGTGATCATTATCAACAGCGTGTTCTTTTTTGGCCTCTGGACGCTGGTCACTGCGTTTTCGCACAATATCGATCAAATGATATTTTTCCGTTTTATGACCGGGTTGGGGCTGGGGGCGGCAATGCCGAACGTCGGCACTTTAATCTCCGAATATGCGCCGGAAAAGAAACGTTCCTTCATTATCACCGTGGTGTTTTGCGGCTTTACCTTCGGTGCCGCGCTGGGCGGGTTCGCGGCGTCATGGGTTATTCCACAAATGGGGTGGCATGCGCTGCTGTTGCTCGGTGGCATATTGCCGCTGCTGAGCGTTCCGCTGTTGATAGCCAGGTTGCCTGAGTCGGTGAGGTTTTTGGTTACCCGGCGAGCCAGCAATCAACGCATTGGCAAAATTGTGGAAAAACTGGCGCCGGGCAGTACCAATGCCGAAACCCGTTATACGCTGCCGCCACTGGTGGCACCTGGCAAGGGAGCCATGCAGATTGTGATCTCGCGGCAGTACCGCCTTGGCAGCCTGATGCTGTGGCTGGGTTATTTCATGGCGCTGTTTCTGGTTTATCTGCTGGGCAGTTGGTTACCGACGCTGGTAAAAGGCATCGGCATGAGCGTGGCGCAGGCGGCGGTGATTACCGCGCTGTACCAGGCCGGCGGTACCTTAGGCTCGCTGTTTGCCGGCTGGCTGATGGATAGGGTGGATCCACACCGGGCGCTGGGCATGATTTACCTGCTGGGGGCGGGGCTGACATTGTCGATTGGCCTGGCGTCACACAGCAGCCTGATGCTCGGTGTGTTGGCACTGGCCTGTGGTTTTTGCCTGAACGGTGCCAATACCGGTATGAACGCGCTATCGGCGCATTATTACCCAACTGAGGCGCGCGCCACCGGGTCGAGCTGGATGCACGGCGTTGGGCGTATTGGTGCCATCCTGAGCGCCTTTGCCGGTGCGGAAATGCTGGCGTCAGGCTGGGGGTTCGACCGCATTTTTGCCATTATCGCCATTCCGGCGTTGATCACCGCCTGTGCCATCTTTATCAAAGGTGCCAGAGGGTATAACCGTCAGGCGCAGTTGGTCAGCCGGGAAACCGCTAAAGGCCTTTGA
- the pobR_2 gene encoding p-hydroxybenzoate hydroxylase transcriptional activator encodes MTKITDGEEITAPDSLVSAASGDPFKGDPNFMASLARGLEVIQAFTPQRRLMSISQISQKTGIPRAAVRRCLYTLNKLGFVYAQDGKNFELRPRILTLAHAYLGATPLAKATQPVLKHISQLLNESCSIATLDGDNILYIARASAERIMTIDLNIGSRLPAFATSMGRVLLSHLPIDKREDYLQRITLTRYTQYTLSSIDKLREELDKVRAQGYAINDQELEIGLRSIAVPITSVNGGVTAALNVGVQAGHVPLSELTERILPILLEGSQELSLLNH; translated from the coding sequence ATGACCAAAATCACCGACGGCGAAGAAATCACCGCGCCTGATAGTTTAGTGTCCGCCGCCAGCGGCGATCCCTTTAAGGGCGACCCCAATTTTATGGCCTCGCTGGCCCGCGGCCTTGAGGTGATCCAGGCTTTTACTCCGCAGCGTCGTCTGATGTCGATTTCACAAATCAGCCAGAAAACCGGCATTCCACGCGCTGCGGTGCGTCGTTGCCTGTATACCCTGAACAAGCTGGGGTTTGTTTACGCGCAGGACGGCAAAAACTTTGAGCTGCGCCCACGGATCCTGACGCTGGCCCATGCCTATCTTGGTGCCACGCCGCTGGCGAAAGCCACCCAGCCGGTGCTGAAACACATCAGCCAGTTGTTGAATGAGTCCTGTTCTATCGCCACGCTGGACGGCGACAATATTTTGTATATCGCCCGTGCCTCTGCCGAACGCATCATGACCATAGATCTGAACATCGGCAGCCGCCTGCCGGCCTTCGCCACCTCTATGGGCCGGGTGCTGTTGAGCCATTTGCCGATTGATAAGCGTGAGGATTACCTGCAACGCATCACCCTGACGCGCTACACGCAATACACCCTGAGTTCGATTGATAAACTGCGTGAAGAACTGGATAAGGTTCGCGCTCAGGGTTACGCGATTAACGATCAGGAGTTGGAAATCGGTCTGCGATCCATCGCGGTACCGATTACCTCGGTCAACGGCGGCGTCACTGCCGCGTTAAACGTTGGGGTGCAGGCCGGCCATGTCCCGCTGAGCGAACTGACCGAACGTATCCTGCCGATCCTGCTCGAAGGCTCACAGGAACTTTCGCTGCTAAACCACTAA
- a CDS encoding Uncharacterized MscS family protein HI_0195.1 precursor, protein MSKKVNGVVCCLLFLISSLCFGAEPRQLATEQEKARTLYIFHQPIVMLQAKFGFTTPEQRVLRIRNTLRSLTEEDIRQPVQVHVIKRYNQQGRLFSINGKPFMLLTQGDLDEGDDLTLDQASQRVLARFNAQRSALLEQYSSAYLAIAVVKSAAGTLVLGLVLYAAFKSWQRVKKFYATRIALKRGWIPQSWRMVLGAFESRLYALLMVLLSIGAFYIWLSWVFRLFPWTRIWGDSLGNWSISVIQQVTLSIVSAFPGLAIVAIIFLLTGFILKLLKVLLKRVESGKLVVPGLHPETVGATRKLISVMVWLFALSAAYPFLPGADSLAFKGVSVFFGLMLTLGSAGLMNHAMSGLVLTYSRALRKGDFIRIGDNEGLVSEVGMLATKILTRESYVVTVPNAVVVSGKITNLSALKPGDGVNLTTSVTIGYDTPWRQVHAMLELAANRTRGIDNRVPPLVRQLSLMDWYIAYELQVKLGAGEALASVKSELHSHIQDVFNEFNVQIMSPNFVLQPENAVMVSQDHWYTAPAVQPDKPS, encoded by the coding sequence ATGAGCAAGAAAGTGAATGGCGTTGTTTGCTGTCTGTTATTTCTGATTTCTTCCCTGTGTTTTGGCGCTGAACCGCGCCAACTCGCCACCGAACAAGAAAAAGCCCGCACGCTTTATATCTTTCATCAACCGATAGTTATGCTGCAGGCAAAGTTTGGTTTTACCACCCCGGAACAACGCGTTCTGCGCATCCGCAACACCCTGCGCTCCCTCACCGAAGAAGACATCCGCCAGCCGGTACAGGTTCATGTCATAAAGCGCTATAACCAGCAGGGACGGCTGTTTAGCATTAACGGCAAGCCATTTATGTTATTAACGCAGGGAGATCTTGATGAAGGAGATGATCTGACGCTTGATCAGGCTTCCCAACGAGTACTCGCAAGATTCAATGCCCAACGCTCGGCGTTGCTGGAACAATATTCCTCTGCTTATCTGGCCATTGCGGTGGTGAAAAGCGCAGCCGGAACCCTGGTACTGGGGTTGGTACTTTACGCAGCATTCAAATCCTGGCAACGAGTTAAAAAGTTTTATGCCACCCGAATTGCGCTTAAGCGGGGATGGATCCCGCAAAGCTGGCGTATGGTGCTCGGGGCTTTTGAATCTCGCCTATATGCGCTGCTGATGGTTTTGCTGAGCATCGGTGCTTTTTATATCTGGTTGAGCTGGGTATTTCGGTTATTTCCGTGGACGCGCATTTGGGGCGACTCACTGGGTAACTGGTCTATCAGCGTGATACAGCAAGTCACTCTATCCATTGTGTCTGCTTTCCCTGGTTTGGCGATTGTCGCCATTATCTTTTTGCTGACCGGTTTTATTCTCAAACTGCTCAAAGTGCTGTTAAAACGCGTCGAGAGCGGAAAGCTGGTGGTGCCAGGTCTGCATCCCGAAACGGTAGGCGCCACACGCAAACTGATTTCGGTAATGGTTTGGCTGTTTGCGTTGTCGGCCGCCTATCCTTTTTTACCGGGTGCCGACTCTCTGGCATTTAAAGGCGTCAGCGTTTTCTTTGGGCTGATGCTAACCCTCGGCTCGGCCGGGTTGATGAACCATGCCATGAGCGGATTGGTACTGACTTATTCGCGTGCGCTGCGCAAAGGCGACTTTATCAGGATCGGTGACAATGAAGGCCTGGTCAGCGAAGTCGGGATGCTGGCCACTAAAATCCTCACCCGCGAAAGTTACGTTGTAACAGTACCCAATGCCGTTGTTGTCAGCGGGAAAATAACCAATCTCAGCGCACTCAAGCCCGGTGATGGGGTGAATCTGACCACCAGCGTGACTATTGGCTACGACACTCCATGGCGTCAGGTCCACGCGATGTTGGAACTTGCTGCCAATCGCACCAGGGGTATCGACAACCGGGTTCCTCCCCTTGTTCGTCAGCTCAGTTTAATGGACTGGTACATCGCCTATGAATTACAGGTCAAGTTGGGTGCCGGCGAAGCATTGGCAAGCGTTAAAAGCGAATTACATAGCCACATTCAGGATGTGTTCAATGAATTTAACGTCCAGATTATGTCGCCTAACTTCGTACTTCAGCCCGAAAATGCGGTGATGGTCAGTCAGGATCACTGGTACACCGCGCCGGCCGTGCAACCGGATAAACCCTCATGA
- a CDS encoding 3-demethylubiquinone-9 3-methyltransferase, translated as MKITQHLWFEKDMEAALRCYIALIPGSSLTWQSTLPADTPSGPAGSVKLASFTLGDQRYAAIEAGPLDAFNHSFSIMVECADQAEVDRLWQALSDGGKVEQCGWLRDRWGLSWQIVPKRLAELMSDSDSAKVRRVTEAMLQMVKLDIAGLEAAARG; from the coding sequence GTGAAAATTACCCAACACCTGTGGTTTGAGAAGGATATGGAAGCGGCACTGCGTTGCTATATCGCTTTGATCCCCGGCTCTTCCCTGACCTGGCAATCCACTTTGCCGGCCGATACTCCCAGCGGCCCGGCCGGCAGCGTAAAACTGGCGTCTTTTACCCTTGGCGATCAGCGCTATGCAGCGATTGAGGCCGGCCCGTTGGATGCTTTCAATCACAGTTTTTCCATTATGGTCGAATGTGCCGATCAGGCAGAAGTCGATCGACTCTGGCAAGCGCTGAGTGACGGTGGCAAGGTTGAGCAGTGCGGTTGGCTGCGCGATCGCTGGGGGCTGAGCTGGCAGATAGTTCCCAAGCGGTTGGCCGAACTGATGAGTGACTCCGACAGTGCGAAGGTACGCAGGGTCACCGAAGCGATGCTGCAGATGGTCAAACTGGATATCGCCGGATTGGAGGCGGCGGCGCGCGGATAA
- a CDS encoding Outer membrane protein/protective antigen OMA87: protein MPPIHAELLTRESIDAFLGTMGADDQYNQAKGVNWTVLPGPFYTPELKLGLGAAAAGLYRVDPHDQVTQNSSISFTGFVSTSGALGLGLNNYTFFSDDQWRLFVVGSVAKIPTEFWGVGYDAAQGSSQKYTQDSFSVHPQVFYRLVDNLYAGVGWDFSTLNAKVDDPQPGDTFSRYTDSTTPLSSGATFALNYDTRDAITQPKKGQYASASYSLFDPSLGSDTHFTALQLQYNYYFPLNDNDVLAFDAWGRFARGDVPWDRLSQAGDDRRLRGYYQGRYRDKDVVSSQIEYRKKLNWRHGYVLWLGAGSLGGSLDKMGQHPILPTLGAGYRFEIKPNMNLRLDLGVGRESAGFYFQVAEAF from the coding sequence TTGCCCCCTATTCATGCGGAGCTGCTTACGCGTGAATCCATTGATGCGTTTCTCGGCACCATGGGGGCCGACGACCAATACAACCAGGCTAAAGGTGTGAACTGGACGGTGTTACCCGGCCCTTTTTATACCCCTGAGTTAAAACTGGGCTTGGGGGCGGCAGCGGCCGGGCTTTATCGGGTCGATCCACACGATCAGGTCACGCAAAACTCATCTATCTCATTTACCGGTTTTGTCAGCACCAGTGGCGCCCTGGGGTTGGGTCTGAACAATTACACGTTCTTTAGCGATGACCAGTGGCGTCTCTTTGTGGTAGGTTCGGTTGCCAAGATCCCGACGGAATTCTGGGGCGTGGGCTACGATGCGGCGCAGGGCTCGAGCCAGAAATATACTCAGGATTCGTTTAGCGTTCATCCGCAGGTTTTTTATCGGCTGGTCGATAATCTTTATGCCGGTGTGGGCTGGGATTTTTCCACGCTGAATGCCAAAGTTGATGATCCGCAGCCTGGCGATACCTTCTCTCGCTATACGGACTCCACCACGCCGCTGAGTTCTGGCGCCACTTTCGCCCTCAATTACGACACCCGCGACGCCATCACGCAGCCGAAAAAAGGGCAGTATGCCAGTGCCAGCTACAGCCTGTTTGATCCATCGCTGGGTTCGGATACCCATTTCACCGCCCTGCAGTTGCAATACAATTACTATTTTCCGCTTAACGACAATGACGTGCTGGCATTCGATGCCTGGGGACGTTTTGCCCGCGGAGATGTGCCATGGGATCGCCTTTCACAGGCCGGTGATGACCGCCGATTACGCGGTTATTATCAGGGGCGATACCGTGACAAAGATGTCGTGAGCAGCCAAATCGAATACCGCAAAAAATTAAACTGGCGGCACGGCTACGTACTCTGGCTAGGCGCCGGCTCGCTGGGTGGCAGCCTGGATAAAATGGGACAACACCCTATTCTGCCGACCCTGGGTGCGGGTTATCGTTTTGAAATAAAACCTAATATGAATCTGCGACTCGATCTCGGCGTGGGACGTGAGAGCGCAGGATTTTATTTTCAGGTCGCGGAGGCCTTTTAA
- the pcaK_4 gene encoding 4-hydroxybenzoate transporter PcaK produces the protein MSQSNTIEIQSFINNNPFSRYQWLILILCFLTVALDGFDTAIIGFIATSLVQDWGIEKTSLGR, from the coding sequence ATGTCCCAGTCAAATACCATAGAAATTCAATCATTTATTAATAACAACCCGTTCTCCCGCTACCAGTGGCTGATCCTTATTTTGTGTTTTCTTACCGTGGCGCTGGACGGCTTCGACACTGCGATCATCGGTTTTATCGCCACCTCGTTGGTACAGGACTGGGGAATAGAGAAAACCTCGCTGGGCCGGTGA